CTCGACCGCAGCCCCGGCCCGTTCGGGCGCACCGAACTCTGCATCTCGCTCACCGGCGACACGTGCGGGCGGCGAAGCCGGTACGAGGCGTTCCGCCGGTGCAGCACGGTGAACGGGTTCTAGCAGGCTGCGTGTCCACTAGCGCTCTGCAATCGCGTCGGCGTCGTCGTTTGCGTCAATGAAGTCCGCCGAGCCATCGTCATCCGCCGAGCCATCGTCGCCGCACGCGTGCATGCTGCGCTCGATCGCATCCCGCAGCGTTGCCGCCGCCCCCTCTGCCGCCAACGCCGCCGCCGCCCGCGCATCCACACCGTGGATCGCCGCGTCGACGACATCGCGTGCGTCCAACGTGCCGAAGTACTCGGCGTAGCGGCGGATGTCCGTGGGCGTGACGCCGTGGATCGCCATCGCGACGACATCCCCTGGCCGGACGTCCGCGACATGCATCGTTGCGGCCGCGACGAGGTCGGGGCTTGCATCGTGGATCGCCATCTCGATCATGTCGCGCGGCCGGAGGCTCGCGCCAAGGGCGTCGCGCATCGCTTCGATGTCGGCCGGAGACACGCCGTGATCCGCGAACTCGATCATGTCGCGCGCCTCGAGCGCCGGCCACGCCCGGCGCAGCGCCGCAACCAGACTCGGCCGGACGCCATGGTCGGTGAAGCGGACAAGGTCGTCGATCGCGATGTCAGGGAAGAGCCGCCGCAGCTCGCCGGCATGGGCTGGGCGGACGCCGTGGTCGACCATGCACGTGAGATCGCGCACGGACACGCCGCGCAATCCGGCGGCGGCGAACGCCGCGATGCGCTCTGGCGTGACGCCGTGTTGCCGCAGTGCGTCGAGCTCGCGATCCGACTCGGCCGTGCCGCCGCTGGCAGCGAGCGCGGCGCGCAGTTCGCTCGTGCGAATGTCCCATCCCGGCTCGAAGTGCGCCGCCCGATCGCGGCTCGGCGTCGGTGGGGCGGGCGGCGCGGCCGGAATGGATTGTCGCGGCGCGATCGGCGGTGCCGGCGGGCTGGGCGCCCCGAGGGACGCGGTCGCAGCCGGTCGCCCTACGCCTTGCTCAGGCGCCGCGGTGTCGTTGATGGCGGCGAGTCGTCGCGCCGCCTCGTCCACCCCGATCTCGCCCAGTGCCAGGCTCTCCAACACCCGCAACGATTCGCTGGCCATCGTCCATCGCTCCTTCGCTCGATCCAGGTGGATCGTCAGGGGTAAATGTCGACCCGCGTCGATCCTGCGACTAGTACTCCACCACTGTGGATTCTAGGGGTTCCCTACTCTGGTGGCCGCCACGAGCATGTTCAGTGGTGGAGTACTAGGCGGAGTTCAACCGTCGCGCGATCCACCTCCGGACGCCTCGAGCAGTTGCTCGGCGTCGGCCGCCGTCAGCTCGCCGCGGGCAACGGCCTCGAGGACGTCGCGCTGACGATCGATCGGCGGCTCGGCGGCGCCGAGACCGAGGCGATCGATCACCTCGCCCAGCCGGCCGCGGATCGTCCAGTAGCCGAGACCCGTCTCGCGCTCCATCTCCTTCACGTTGCCGCGGCTGGCGACAAACAAGGCGACGAAGCGGACGTCCTCGGGCGATAGCCGGCAGAACGTGCAGCCCTGGTAGCGACCGCGAACGGTCGTCTCGCAGGCCGGGCAGTGCAGTTCCGTGACGTCGAGCGGGCTCTGGCATGTCGGACAGGATTCAAGGACCTTGCGCACGCGATCAAACTCCTTGCGACGAGGATAGTGATTATTGGCGCTCACGTCAATAGCGTGATCGAATCAATGCGTGATGACGATCAACTTTTGACTTCACGCCAATAATCGAGCGGCAACGCCCTCCATCGCCGTCGCCAGCGCGATGTCGAGCGACGTGACGCCGCCCGCCGCGTGGGTCGAGAGCGACACATCGACCTTGCGGTAGCTGTTCGACCAGTTCGGGTGGTGGTCGAGTCGCTCCGCGGCCAGGGCGCCGGCGGTCATGAAGGCGAACGCCTCGACGAAGCCGGCGAACGCGTACGCCTTGTGCAGCGCCCCGTCGGCGTACGTCCAACCGTCGAGCGCGGACAGGGCAGCGGCCCGTTCGGCGGCGGTCAGGATATCGGGCACCTTGGTCATCGATCGTCCTCCTGGCTGGAGTGAGAAGCGGGGCATGCGGCACGTGAACGGACGCCCATCGCGCCGTGCGAACCGCCCGTGATCCGGACGGCGGCGGGGAGGATGGTGCCGCGGGTGCCAAGGCGGATGCTACAGCGGATGCTACAATCGACCTTCGTTCCCGATCCAGTCACGCGGTCGCCGTCATCGACCGATCCCCTTGGTGGTCGCATGCCCCTCCCCCTCGTCGCCCTCGTCGGCCGGCCGAATGTCGGCAAGTCGACGCTCTTCAACCGTCTTGTCGGGCAGCGCCTTGCCATCGTCGAGGACATCCCCGGCACGACGCGCGACCGCCTGTACGCCAGCAGCGAGTGGTCCGGCTACGACTTCGTCGTCGTCGACACCGGCGGCTTGGCGGCCGACGATGAGCACGCCTTCGCCGAGGCCGTCCGCAACCAGGCGCTGGTCGCGATCGAGGAGGCGGACGTCGTCGTCCTCCTGACGGACGCCGGTGCTGGACCGACGGCCGGCGACCGCGACGTGGCGCAGATGCTCCGCGAGAGCGGCAAGCCGATCGTGCTCGCGGTGAACAAGGCGGAGCAGCGGACGCGCGCGCTCGACGCCGCGGAGTTCTGGACGCTCGGCATCGGCGAGCCGATGCTCATCTCGGCGATTCAGGGCATCGGCACGGGCGATCTGCTGGACGCGGTCGTGGCGCATCTGCCGCGCCAGGACGTGGACCCCGCGCCGGACACCCGCCTGCACCTGGCGATCATCGGCCGGCCGAACGTCGGCAAGTCCAGCATCCTGAACCGCCTCGTCGGCCACGAGCGTGCCGTCGTCAGCCCGTTGGCTGGCACGACGCGCGACGCCGTCGACACGCCGCTGCGCTACCACGGCGACGAGATCGTCCTGGTGGATACAGCCGGTATCCGGCGGCGCGGGCAGATCGAGCCCGGCATCGAGAAGTACAGCGTTCTGCGCGCGCTCCGTGCCCTGGAACGGTGCGACGTTGCCGTCCTCGTCATCGACGCCGTCGACGGCGTGACGGCGCAGGACGCGCATATCGGCGGCTATCTGCAGGCGGCCGGGGTCGGGGCGATCATCGCGGTGAACAAGTGGGACCTCGTCGAAAAGGACACGAACACGTCCATCGAGGTCGAACGGATCGTGCGGGATGCGCTCAAGCACCTGGACTACGCGCCCGTCGTCTTCATCTCGGCGCTGTCCGGCCAGCGTGTCATCAAGCTCGTCGAGCAGGCGATGGCGGTGGATGCGTCGCGCCGGATGCGGATCGGGACGGCGGAGCTGAACCGGCTGGTCGCCGATCTGCAGGCCAAGCACACGCTCTCGCGCTCCGGGCGGCCCCTGAAGATCAAGTACGCCACGCAGGTCGGCGTCGCGCCGCCGCACATCGTCTTCTTCGTGAACGACGCGGAGCTTGTCCACTTCAGCTACGAGCGATATGTCACGAACCAGATCCGGGAGCGCTTCGGCTTTGCCGGAACGCCGATCAAGCTGAGCTTCCGCTCAGGCGAGCGACGCGAGGAAAGCGATGCGAAGGCGCGGCGCGGTAATCCGCGATCCCGTACACGGTGACATCGAGCTGACCGGTGAGGAGCTCTCGCTCCTCGATACGCCCGACATGCAGCGACTGAGGGGCGTTCGACAGCTCGGCACGGCCTACCTGGTCTTCCCCGGCGCGCAGCACTCGCGTTTCGAGCACAGCCTCGGCACGCTGCACGTCGCGGCCCGGATGATCGACGCGATCAACCGCAGCCGCGAGCGGGCGCCGCTCGAGCGGATCGGCATCGCGCCGGACGAGGCGCGCATCGTGCGCGCCGCCGCGCTGGTGCACGATGTCACGCACATCCCGTTCGGGCACGGCATCGAGGACCAGAGCGGGATCCTCGAGCGGCACGACAGCCCTGAGCGCTTCCAGCGCGCGCTCGCGCCCTCCACACCGCTCGGCGCGGCGCTGGACGGGATGGGGATCCGGCGCGAGGTCCTGTCCGTCCTCCTGCCGCCGGGCGTCGGCGACGGGCCGACCGTGCCGCCGTACT
Above is a window of Candidatus Avedoeria danica DNA encoding:
- a CDS encoding DUF2089 domain-containing protein gives rise to the protein MRKVLESCPTCQSPLDVTELHCPACETTVRGRYQGCTFCRLSPEDVRFVALFVASRGNVKEMERETGLGYWTIRGRLGEVIDRLGLGAAEPPIDRQRDVLEAVARGELTAADAEQLLEASGGGSRDG
- a CDS encoding 4a-hydroxytetrahydrobiopterin dehydratase, producing MTKVPDILTAAERAAALSALDGWTYADGALHKAYAFAGFVEAFAFMTAGALAAERLDHHPNWSNSYRKVDVSLSTHAAGGVTSLDIALATAMEGVAARLLA
- the der gene encoding ribosome biogenesis GTPase Der; translated protein: MPLPLVALVGRPNVGKSTLFNRLVGQRLAIVEDIPGTTRDRLYASSEWSGYDFVVVDTGGLAADDEHAFAEAVRNQALVAIEEADVVVLLTDAGAGPTAGDRDVAQMLRESGKPIVLAVNKAEQRTRALDAAEFWTLGIGEPMLISAIQGIGTGDLLDAVVAHLPRQDVDPAPDTRLHLAIIGRPNVGKSSILNRLVGHERAVVSPLAGTTRDAVDTPLRYHGDEIVLVDTAGIRRRGQIEPGIEKYSVLRALRALERCDVAVLVIDAVDGVTAQDAHIGGYLQAAGVGAIIAVNKWDLVEKDTNTSIEVERIVRDALKHLDYAPVVFISALSGQRVIKLVEQAMAVDASRRMRIGTAELNRLVADLQAKHTLSRSGRPLKIKYATQVGVAPPHIVFFVNDAELVHFSYERYVTNQIRERFGFAGTPIKLSFRSGERREESDAKARRGNPRSRTR